One genomic segment of Paenibacillus sp. FSL H8-0332 includes these proteins:
- a CDS encoding YCF48-related protein has product MSAKASDSKVLRVVLMLLMTLLVLSACSSAPSPEPTRPPQPTEAPEEGQMITVITPDNKNIDADSAPKYQIQTRLTDFRLLNASAGLAWGVTRNELRMYMTLNNGKTWANISPATNVQFLNNPVYGKEIFFTDPEHGWIIRSSFGSTETVVLRTTDGGHSWQISAFPDSNKLSSIYFSSPSKGWLMTKWDASATKESKALYATKDGGATWNLVMQNEQYNPNLPTSSIPHAGVTTGMIFNDESRGFVMLQTGALPKIYMTKDGGSTWVSGSEFLVNDSFAGCDRVVTGVPEFFGANAAGGWMPVGCQKEKEGSMTFNGYFTANGGENWKFTTFGRPPLSGMNRNLAPDFLNSMTGWSLEGNLLYKTVDQGVTWTALPASTVLQSKLLEYPEVVKLQFISSDVGWLLISKEEDRRSILLQTTNGGESWRVM; this is encoded by the coding sequence TTGTCAGCCAAAGCTTCAGATTCCAAGGTTCTAAGAGTGGTGTTGATGCTTCTTATGACTCTGCTTGTTCTCTCGGCTTGCTCGTCCGCGCCTTCGCCAGAGCCGACCCGGCCTCCTCAGCCGACTGAAGCGCCGGAAGAAGGGCAGATGATCACGGTCATCACCCCCGATAACAAGAATATCGATGCCGACAGCGCACCGAAATATCAGATTCAGACCCGGCTGACCGATTTCCGGCTGCTGAACGCTTCAGCGGGACTGGCCTGGGGAGTGACCCGCAACGAGCTGCGAATGTACATGACACTGAATAACGGCAAGACTTGGGCGAATATTTCTCCAGCCACGAATGTGCAGTTTCTGAACAATCCGGTGTATGGCAAAGAGATTTTCTTCACCGACCCCGAGCACGGCTGGATTATCCGCAGCTCGTTCGGCTCCACCGAGACTGTGGTGCTGCGTACCACTGACGGGGGACATAGCTGGCAGATCTCTGCGTTTCCTGATTCCAATAAACTGTCCTCCATCTATTTCAGCTCACCCTCGAAGGGCTGGCTGATGACCAAGTGGGATGCGAGTGCCACCAAAGAGAGCAAAGCCTTGTATGCTACCAAGGATGGCGGAGCGACCTGGAATCTGGTGATGCAGAATGAGCAGTATAATCCGAATCTGCCGACTAGTTCCATCCCGCATGCCGGGGTAACAACCGGGATGATCTTTAATGACGAGAGCCGCGGGTTTGTTATGCTGCAGACCGGCGCTCTGCCCAAGATTTATATGACCAAGGACGGAGGGTCCACCTGGGTATCCGGTTCTGAATTCCTGGTGAATGACAGCTTTGCCGGATGTGACCGGGTCGTTACGGGTGTACCTGAATTCTTCGGAGCGAATGCGGCGGGAGGCTGGATGCCGGTCGGCTGTCAGAAGGAAAAGGAAGGCAGCATGACCTTTAACGGCTATTTTACCGCCAACGGGGGAGAGAATTGGAAGTTCACCACGTTCGGGCGGCCGCCGCTGTCCGGCATGAACCGCAATCTGGCACCCGACTTCCTGAATTCCATGACAGGCTGGTCGCTGGAGGGTAATCTGCTCTATAAGACAGTGGACCAGGGAGTGACCTGGACGGCCCTTCCGGCTAGCACTGTGCTACAGTCCAAGCTGCTGGAGTATCCGGAGGTCGTGAAGCTGCAATTCATCTCAAGCGATGTCGGCTGGCTGCTGATCTCCAAGGAGGAGGACCGCCGGTCGATCCTGCTTCAGACCACCAACGGCGGCGAGAGCTGGCGGGTAATGTAA
- a CDS encoding amino acid permease, with the protein MDLFRKKPLAIPQNAGAEKLSKTLGAMDLTMLGVGAIIGTGIFVMTGVAAAEHAGPGLVLSFIIAGIACVLSALCYSEFASTLPVSGSAYAYSYVAFGELLAWVLGWDLVLEYGVAAAAVSSGWSGYFQGLLEGFGIHLPTALSGAYNADKGTFINLPAVIIILLISYLLTRGVKETARFNAVMVAIKISVVLLFIVTGIFYVKPENWTPFLPFGIHGVMNGAATVFFAYIGFDAISTAAEEVKRPQRDLPIGIISSLAICTVLYIAVSLVLTGIVPYQSLNVSDPVSFALRFVGQNMIAGLISVGAIAGMTTVLLVMLFGQTRLLFAISRDGLLPKSLSKVSAKTHTPVRSTWMVGSLIAVLTGFVPLDRLANLTSIGTLFAFLVVSLGVIMLRRTKTDLQRGFRVPWVPLVPLLSAAACGYLMYNLGRETWIGFIIWVAIGLVIYALYGYKRSNLNTKK; encoded by the coding sequence ATGGATTTATTCCGCAAAAAACCGCTGGCCATTCCCCAGAATGCCGGAGCGGAGAAGCTTAGCAAGACACTGGGCGCCATGGATTTGACGATGCTTGGGGTGGGGGCCATTATCGGCACCGGGATCTTTGTAATGACGGGAGTGGCTGCTGCGGAGCATGCCGGCCCGGGACTGGTGCTCTCCTTCATCATCGCGGGAATTGCCTGTGTGCTCTCCGCCCTGTGCTATTCTGAATTTGCGTCCACCCTGCCGGTATCCGGCAGCGCTTATGCCTACAGCTATGTAGCCTTCGGCGAATTACTGGCCTGGGTGCTCGGCTGGGACCTTGTACTGGAATACGGGGTTGCCGCCGCAGCGGTAAGCAGCGGATGGTCCGGGTATTTCCAGGGTCTGCTGGAGGGCTTCGGGATACATTTGCCCACAGCTTTGTCTGGAGCGTATAATGCGGATAAGGGAACCTTCATTAATCTGCCTGCCGTCATCATTATCCTGCTGATCTCCTATCTGCTCACGCGGGGAGTTAAGGAAACCGCCCGTTTTAACGCAGTGATGGTCGCAATTAAGATTTCGGTGGTGCTGCTGTTCATCGTCACCGGTATTTTCTATGTGAAGCCGGAGAACTGGACGCCCTTCCTGCCGTTTGGGATTCATGGCGTGATGAATGGCGCGGCCACTGTATTTTTTGCCTACATTGGCTTTGATGCCATTTCAACCGCCGCAGAAGAAGTAAAGCGCCCGCAGCGCGATCTTCCGATCGGGATTATTTCCTCCCTTGCTATCTGTACAGTCTTATATATCGCCGTATCCTTGGTCCTGACGGGCATTGTGCCTTATCAGAGCCTGAATGTCAGTGATCCGGTATCCTTCGCCCTGCGGTTCGTGGGTCAGAATATGATTGCCGGACTGATCTCTGTCGGCGCTATTGCCGGGATGACCACCGTCTTGCTGGTTATGCTGTTCGGTCAGACCCGGCTGCTGTTCGCCATCTCGCGGGACGGGCTGCTGCCGAAGAGCTTATCCAAGGTTAGTGCTAAGACGCATACCCCGGTACGCAGCACGTGGATGGTGGGCAGTCTTATCGCTGTGCTTACCGGCTTCGTTCCTCTGGACCGGCTGGCGAATTTGACGAGCATCGGCACCTTATTTGCCTTCCTGGTTGTGTCTCTGGGTGTAATTATGCTCCGCCGGACGAAGACAGATCTCCAAAGAGGCTTCCGGGTTCCCTGGGTTCCGCTGGTTCCACTCTTAAGTGCGGCTGCCTGCGGCTACTTAATGTATAATCTCGGCAGAGAGACCTGGATTGGCTTCATAATCTGGGTTGCAATCGGGCTGGTCATCTACGCGCTGTACGGCTATAAACGCAGTAATCTGAATACGAAGAAATAA